A part of Perca fluviatilis chromosome 15, GENO_Pfluv_1.0, whole genome shotgun sequence genomic DNA contains:
- the zgc:195001 gene encoding tripartite motif-containing protein 16, giving the protein MQRPPHRVRERVHKREPPETHRHTITRPPRLMPITPVSAKGIMPVPKKAGRKSSSAGEVKPPPYEPNIPEPTTRADFMKYWLPLTLDDKTAQKLLWISEGGSKVARTSDAVCPYPNRPERYEHSPQVLCKEAVMGYRGYWEVDYDGWVVVGVVFESAPRKGNEGCGPCGLGENSGSWGAGWSGSCYQVWHNSENVDVQLPLSSTMGIYVDQPAGIIKFLAVEGEGTKEVRLIHKFKANIQEKIFPGFWVGTNSYCILRKKDL; this is encoded by the exons ATGCAACGCCCCCCCCatagagttagagagagagtcCATAAGAGAGAGCCTCCAGAGACGCACAGGCACACTATCACAAGACCTCCCCGTTTGATGCCAATCACACCCGTGAGCGCCAAGGGAATCATGCCTGTGCCCAAGAAAGCAG gaaGAAAAAGCAGCAGTGCTGGGGAAG TGAAGCCACCGCCATATGAGCCAAATATCCCTGAACCCACCACCAGAGCAGACTTCATGAAAT ATTGGCTCCCACTCACTCTGGATGATAAAACTGCACAGAAACTGTTGTGGATTTCAGAAGGTGGGTCCAAAGTGGCCCGTACATCAGACGCTGTCTGCCCATATCCCAACAGGCCCGAGAGATATGAACACTCACCACAG GTGCTGTGTAAGGAGGCTGTGATGGGCTACCGGGGGTACTGGGAGGTGGACTACGATGGCTGGGTGGTGGTCGGGGTGGTCTTTGAGAGCGCACCCAGGAAGGGGAACGAAGGGTGCGGACCCTGCGGCCTCGGGGAGAACAGCGGCTCCTGGGGCGCTGGCTGGTCTGGCTCCTGCTACCAAGTCTGGCACAACAGCGAGAACGTGGACGTCCAGCTCCCCCTGTCCTCCACTATGGGCATCTACGTGGACCAGCCCGCCGGCATCATCAAGTTCCTCGCGGTGGAGGGAGAGGGCACGAAGGAGGTGCGGCTGATTCACAAGTTCAAAGCAAACATCCAGGAGAAGATTTTCCCCGGGTTCTGGGTTGGCACAAATTCCTATTGCATTCTTCGGAAAAAGGATCTGTGA
- the akt1s1 gene encoding uncharacterized protein akt1s1 — MASIIKSSEPEIPDNHKESWLALLSAAEKYCQKSGCDLAILTACKKFRSSAGGGDGMRKLESSSAFPKECDFSYNVWGQGFLAESARRYMDDIGVLHSTTMLTAQKHTRQAGGEGGTKLVGDLTSDTGNRGSFTGDGGVGGVSPNSRLYSQSYPSIYSSGAVTGQGGGQNDNGEREREKCALEAEQERQRSRIEDLEEECEEEEEEEEEEEEDMDERRPYGNESAGVFSMDEDSLSRDCEPFFESDGEEESTDGSLSEDAPPPTRGMAMGQAAYSARHAHPHPMALARSLPVSVPVWGCRGNRAQDSNSGERVGCADLEHIAASMKALLAPGANDGTEMFGALPRPRLNTGDFSLKH, encoded by the exons ATGGCCTCCATCATCAAGTCGTCCGAGCCTGAGATCCCAGACAACCACAAAGAGAGCTGGCTGGCGCTACTTTCTGCCGCGGAAAAGTATTGCCAAAAGTCTGGCTGCGACCTGGCCATACTAACGGCGTGTAAGAAGTTCCGGTCATCGGCTGGAGGCGGAGACGGGATGAGGAAATTGGAGAGCAGCAGTGCCTTTCCAAAGGAGTGTGATTTCTCCTACAATGTATGGGGCCAAGGGTTTCTGGCCGAGTCGGCGCGTCGCTACATGGACGACATTGGCGTGCTGCACTCCACCACCATGCTAACAGCCCAAAAGCACACACGCCAGgcggggggagagggaggaacCAAGCTGGTGGGTGACCTCACCTCTgacactggaaacaggggg aGCTTTACAGGAGACGGCGGGGTGGGCGGAGTCAGTCCCAATAGCAGACTGTATTCCCAAAGCTACCCGTCAATCTACAGCTCAGGAGCTGTGACCGGGCAGGGCGGCGGGCAGAACGACAACGGAGAGAGGGAACGGGAGAAGTGTGCACTAGAGGCCGAGCAGGAGAGACAGAGGTCTAGGATTGAGGACTTGGAAGAAGAgtgtgaggaagaggaggaggaggaggaggaggaggaggaggacatggATGAGAGGAGACCTTATGGGAATGAAAGTGCTG GTGTATTCTCCATGGACGAGGACTCTCTGTCTCGGGACTGCGAGCCGTTCTTTGAGTCCGACGGGGAGGAGGAGAGTACTGATG GCTCTTTAAGCGAGGATGCCCCTCCGCCAACGCGTGGCATGGCTATGGGCCAGGCTGCGTACTCGGCTCGTCACGCCCACCCCCACCCCATGGCTCTGGCCCGCTCGCTACCTGTATCTGTGCCTGTGTGGGGCTGCAGAGGAAACAGAGCTCAAGACAGCAACAGTGGAGAGCGG GTGGGCTGTGCTGACCTGGAGCACATCGCTGCCAGTATGAAGGCCCTGCTGGCCCCCGGAGCCAATGATGGGACGGAAATGTTTGGGGCCCTGCCTCGGCCCCGTCTCAACACGGGGGACTTCTCTCTCAAGCactga